The following proteins are co-located in the Eubalaena glacialis isolate mEubGla1 chromosome 14, mEubGla1.1.hap2.+ XY, whole genome shotgun sequence genome:
- the KCNF1 gene encoding potassium voltage-gated channel subfamily F member 1 produces MDGAGERSLPEPGSRGSRAGDDMEIVVNVGGVRRVLYGDLLSRYPETRLAELIDCLAGGYDTIFSLCDDYDPGKREFYFDRDPDAFKCVIEVYYFGEVHMKKGICPICFKNEMDFWKVDLKFLDDCCKSHLSEKREELEEIARRVQLILDDLGVDTAEGRWQRCQKCVWKFLEKPESSCPARVVAVLSFLLILVSSVVMCMGTIPELQVLDAEGNRVEHPTLENVETACIGWFTLEYLLRLFSSPNKLHFALSFMNIVDVLAILPFYVSFTLTHLGARMMELTNVQQAVQALRIMRIARIFKLARHSSGLQTLTYALKRSFKELGLLLMYLAVGIFVFSALGYTMEQSHPETLFKSIPQSFWWAIITMTTVGYGDIYPKTTLGKLNAAISFLCGVIAIALPIHPIINNFVRYYNKQRVLETAAKHELELMELNSSSVGEGKTGGSRGDLDNLPPEPAGKEGLSWSSRLKISHSDTFIPLLTEEKHHRTRLQSCK; encoded by the coding sequence ATGGACGGGGCCGGGGAGCGCAGCCTCCCGGAGCCGGGCAGCCGGGGCTCCCGGGCGGGAGACGACATGGAGATCGTCGTCAACGTGGGAGGCGTGCGGCGGGTGCTGTACGGAGACCTCCTCAGCCGGTACCCCGAGACCCGGCTGGCGGAGCTCATCGACTGCTTGGCCGGGGGCTACGacaccatcttctccctgtgcgACGACTACGACCCCGGGAAGCGCGAGTTCTACTTCGACAGGGACCCGGACGCGTTCAAGTGTGTCATTGAGGTGTACTATTTTGGGGAGGTCCACATGAAGAAGGGCATCTGCCCCATCTGCTTCAAGAACGAGATGGACTTCTGGAAAGTGGACCTCAAGTTCCTGGACGACTGCTGCAAGAGCCACCTGAGCGAGAAGCGCGAGGAGCTGGAGGAGATTGCGCGCCGCGTGCAGCTCATTCTGGACGACCTGGGCGTGGACACGGCCGAGGGCCGCTGGCAGCGCTGCCAGAAGTGCGTCTGGAAGTTCCTGGAGAAGCCCGAGTCTTCGTGTCCGGCGCGGGTGGTGGCCGTGCTGTCCTTCCTGCTCATCCTCGTCTCGTCGGTGGTCATGTGCATGGGCACCATCCCCGAGCTGCAGGTGCTGGACGCCGAGGGCAACCGCGTGGAGCACCCGACGCTGGAGAACGTGGAGACGGCGTGCATCGGCTGGTTCACGCTGGAGTACCTGCTGCGCCTGTTCTCCTCGCCCAACAAGCTGCACTTCGCCCTGTCCTTCATGAACATCGTGGACGTGCTGGCCATCCTGCCCTTCTACGTGAGCTTCACGCTCACGCACCTGGGCGCCCGCATGATGGAGCTGACCAACGTGCAGCAGGCGGTGCAGGCCCTGCGGATCATGCGCATCGCCCGCATCTTCAAGCTGGCGCGCCACTCCTCGGGGCTGCAGACCCTCACCTACGCCCTCAAGCGCAGCTTCAAGGAACTGGGGCTGCTGCTCATGTACCTGGCCGTGGGCATCTTCGTCTTCTCGGCCCTGGGCTACACCATGGAGCAGAGCCACCCGGAGACCTTGTTTAAGAGCATCCCGCAGTCCTTCTGGTGGGCCATCATCACCATGACCACGGTTGGCTATGGTGACATCTACCCCAAGACCACCCTGGGCAAACTCAATGCAGCCATCAGCTTCCTGTGTGGGGTCATTGCCATTGCCCTGCCCATCCACCCCATCATCAACAACTTTGTCAGATACTACAACAAGCAGCGAGTCCTGGAAACGGCAGCCAAGCACGAGCTGGAGTTGATGGAGCTCAACTCCAGCAGTGTGGGCGAGGGCAAGACAGGGGGCTCCCGCGGCGACCTGGACAACCTCCCGCCAGAGCCCGCCGGGAAGGAGGGGCTGAGCTGGAGCAGCCGGCTGAAGATCTCCCACAGCGACACCTTCATCCCCCTGCTGACCGAGGAGAAGCACCACAGGACCCGGCTCCAGAGCTGCAAGTGA